A stretch of DNA from bacterium:
CACCCAGATCTCCCGGCCCTCCCTCGGCCGCGTCACCCTGACGTTGAACTTCATCGGAAAGGCTTCTCACGCGGCGACAGCCCCCGAAAAAGGGATCAACGCCCTTGATGCGCTGGTGACGGCTTACCAGAACATCGGTCTTTTGCGGCAACAGTTGCCACAGGACGCCCGGATCCACGGCATCATCACCCACGGCGGCGAGGCCCCGAACGTGATCCCCGATCGGGCGGTTGCGCAATTTTCGGTCCAGTGCCTGGACAAGGATTATCTCCCCGAGCTCGTGAAACGGGTGAAGGCGTGCGCCGAGGGTGCGGCCATCGCGCACGGGGCAAAAGTGGAAATCGAGGAGGGCGCTCTCTCCTACGCGCCCGTGAAGCACAACCGGTCACTGGGAAAATTGTTCGAGAACAACCTTCGGGCGCTCGGCGAGACGCCCGACCCCGAGGACAGCACGCTGATCGGCGGAAGCACGGATCTCGGCAACGTCAGCTGGATCGTGCCGGCGATTCACCCCTATCTTCGAATGGTCCCCCCTAACGTGCCGTTCCACACCAAGGAATTCCGGGAGGCCGCCGGGGGGAAGCCCGGCCGGAAGCTTCTTCGCCTCGGCGCGATGGCCATGGCGATGACCGCCATCGATCTGCTCTCCTCTCCGGACGACATGAAAAATGTCCGGGAGGAATTCGCAAAAGAAGGGAATCTGTCCGCCGTGCCATCGCCGGAAACCGAACCGGAAGAAAAACATTCGGAGGCAAAAAACGAAAAAAAGAAAAACC
This window harbors:
- a CDS encoding M20 family metallopeptidase, with the translated sequence MNTADLKSRVSGILDSLLPRLYQISDHIFQNPEIGYEEENASAWLTSFLEDNGFSVERGAGGISTAFKARASGIEAGPSIGIISEYDALPGLGHACGHNVIATMGIGAAAAVASLIHDLPGSVVSLGTPAEEAGGGKIRLVEAGVFKDVDAVMMVHPAEYTQISRPSLGRVTLTLNFIGKASHAATAPEKGINALDALVTAYQNIGLLRQQLPQDARIHGIITHGGEAPNVIPDRAVAQFSVQCLDKDYLPELVKRVKACAEGAAIAHGAKVEIEEGALSYAPVKHNRSLGKLFENNLRALGETPDPEDSTLIGGSTDLGNVSWIVPAIHPYLRMVPPNVPFHTKEFREAAGGKPGRKLLRLGAMAMAMTAIDLLSSPDDMKNVREEFAKEGNLSAVPSPETEPEEKHSEAKNEKKKN